DNA sequence from the Pelosinus sp. IPA-1 genome:
CCTCGTCGTTCGATTTTGGTATTTCGTTAAATCCATATTCTTTATATCTTGTATAAACTTCGTGACAAACAGGACCATGTACCCATGCCTGCAATTCATCTCTAAAAAGCATATCATTGTTATTTGAAGCCATAAAGAAACCTTGTGCATAATAAAGAAGTTTTTGCAATTTTAAATTTGTAATCGCCCTTTGGGTTTTAGGGATACTCTTAGCTAAAAAATACTCTATAACTAGAATAATCTCAACCATATTTATCCCTCCTTTTTATTTTACATTAATTGATAGTATATTATATTTTACT
Encoded proteins:
- a CDS encoding type II toxin-antitoxin system antitoxin SocA domain-containing protein encodes the protein MVEIILVIEYFLAKSIPKTQRAITNLKLQKLLYYAQGFFMASNNNDMLFRDELQAWVHGPVCHEVYTRYKEYGFNEIPKSNDEVILPEEVTKVLDRVWNVFGSYNGSQLEYLTHRESPWIKARNGLKPWEISNNPIDPEEIRHYFQSKLGGGN